The sequence GGCATGCAGTTCGACCGCGGCTATCTGTCGCCGTACTTCGTCACCGACTCGACCAAGATGGAGTGCGTGCTCGAAGACTGCTACGTGCTGATCTATGAAAAGAAGATCGGCAACGTCAAGGAATTGGTCCCGGTCCTCGAGGCCGTGGTCAACGCCAGCAAGCCGTTGTTGATCATCTGTGAAGACGTCGAAGGCGAAGCCCTGGCGACGCTGGTCATCAACAAGCTGCGCGGCACGTTCAAGTGCTGTGCCGTCAAGGCGCCGGGCTACGGCGACCGCCGCAAGGCCATGCTGGAAGACGTTGCCATCCTGACCGGCGGCACCGCGGTGTTCGAGAGCCTGGGTCTGAAGCTCGAGAACCTGCCGCTGACCGATCTGGGTCGCGCCAAGCGCGTGGTCGTCGACAAGGACAACACCACGATCATCGAAGGCTCGGGCAAGGGTGGCGACATCAAGGCCCGCATCGAGCAAATCCGCCGCGAGATCAGCGCTTCGACCAGCGACTATGACAAGGAAAAGCTGGAAGAACGCCTGGCCAAGCTGGCCGGCGGCGTG is a genomic window of Planctomycetota bacterium containing:
- the groEL gene encoding chaperonin GroEL; the encoded protein is GMQFDRGYLSPYFVTDSTKMECVLEDCYVLIYEKKIGNVKELVPVLEAVVNASKPLLIICEDVEGEALATLVINKLRGTFKCCAVKAPGYGDRRKAMLEDVAILTGGTAVFESLGLKLENLPLTDLGRAKRVVVDKDNTTIIEGSGKGGDIKARIEQIRREISASTSDYDKEKLEERLAKLAGGVAKVNVGAATESEMKEKKARVEDALHATRAAVEEGILPGGGVALLRAQAQVKGEDLIHDQQVGYDIIRRACRSPITMISNNAGQDGGVVCEKVLEGKGSFGYNAASDTYEDLVKAGIIDPTKVTRSALQNASSVATLLLTSDALIAEKPKDEKKGGHGGHDDMY